In Pseudemcibacter aquimaris, the sequence AAGTTTTCTTAACACTTCATCCGGCATGGCGCGCGGGTTCGGATTAACATCATAACAGGTTGTATGTGAAATCTGGATCGGTTTTTCCGATATTTCAATGGCATCAAGGGCGGTTTGAACATTTGAATGACTTAAATCAATCATCATTTCTATGTCATTCAGTTTTTCAATAAGCAAACCACCAAAACGCGTGATACCGGAACCGTGACGTTCCATACAGCCGGAACCAACCATATTCTGATAATTATAGGTTAGTTGACAAATACGCTGACCAATACCGTAAAAGGCATCAACATTATCCAGATCATGCATAAAATGTTCTGAATTCTGCGTCAGATAAAATATCGCAAGTTTGCCCTCTTTACGGGCGCGGTCAATATCCGCGGTTGTTGTCGCCTTAAGATAATATTTTGATTTTTCCTCGATATGGCGGTCAAACCAAAGCATTTCTTCCAGTGCTGACTGGTAATTCTGTTCAACAGATTGATTTTGTTGGCGTGGATTACCGCATGTTACCGCAATTGCCCGCATTCCGGCGGCGAGCATTTCTTCAATCAGTTCATCCGTATAAGTATCACGAATTTCACCCATGGCATCAAATACCATCGCATTACGTTTCGGATCCCACGGTTTACCAACCAATGCCGGGGTAAAGTTCGGATCTGATGCCTGCCCCATTGCAAATGCCGCCGGCATTGTTCCCATTAACGAAACCGCCGATGCCCCCGCTAAAAATTGTCGTCTATCCATTTTTCTCTCCCATTATATGTGACGGGGGGAACTACCGTTCGCTACCCGCTCACTACTTGAGCTCCCCCCAGCGCTCGCGCGCTTCCCCCCTCGTGGAGCTCTTATTTGAATCATTTTTGAATACCTAGAGTAACCCAGATAAATCAGTTATGTAAATGTCACCCTCGGACTTGTTCCGAGGGTCTCTGGTATCTTACCCAATAACCTGTTCATAAAGATTATAAACATTGATCCCCATGACCTTATCCATCTGGCCATCGGAAAGACCGC encodes:
- a CDS encoding membrane dipeptidase, producing MDRRQFLAGASAVSLMGTMPAAFAMGQASDPNFTPALVGKPWDPKRNAMVFDAMGEIRDTYTDELIEEMLAAGMRAIAVTCGNPRQQNQSVEQNYQSALEEMLWFDRHIEEKSKYYLKATTTADIDRARKEGKLAIFYLTQNSEHFMHDLDNVDAFYGIGQRICQLTYNYQNMVGSGCMERHGSGITRFGGLLIEKLNDIEMMIDLSHSNVQTALDAIEISEKPIQISHTTCYDVNPNPRAMPDEVLRKLADKGGVAGITQMRTFMTLERYGMVHLYFDHIMHAINVMGIDHVGIGSDRDHRRLVVTPEYLEEMQREQGPLFDVRRVPLYFEELNSPRRMEVIWDKLLERGLSEDDAEKVTGLNFYNHYKKLVG